A window of Longispora fulva contains these coding sequences:
- a CDS encoding alpha/beta fold hydrolase: MTSRARVRQGELAYERAGSGRPVVLLHAGVLDRSQWDVEFAVLAGGHDVVRLDARSHGESSTRPAGEFTSTEDLAGLLDHLGLDRVTLVGLSLGARTAIDFALRAQERVAAMLLVGPGYSGMEFSDPYVLACLAEIDRAVAARDAGALLEALLRVWVDGPHRAPEQVGVEVRARCAAMARGTLLRHAGSAGTVVEVGAGGRFGELAMPVDVVVGDLDSTDILRAAERLRGEAADARLVTVPGAGHMVNLDRPEAFGAALESFLARTA; this comes from the coding sequence ATGACGTCACGCGCACGGGTCCGCCAGGGCGAGCTGGCCTACGAGCGGGCGGGATCGGGTCGGCCCGTGGTGCTGCTGCACGCGGGGGTCCTCGACCGGTCGCAGTGGGATGTCGAGTTCGCGGTGCTGGCCGGCGGCCACGACGTGGTCCGGTTGGACGCCCGCAGTCACGGGGAGTCCTCGACCCGTCCGGCCGGGGAGTTCACCTCCACCGAGGACCTGGCCGGGCTCCTCGACCACCTCGGGCTCGACCGGGTGACCCTCGTCGGGTTGTCCCTGGGCGCCCGGACCGCGATCGACTTCGCCCTCCGCGCGCAGGAACGGGTGGCGGCGATGCTGCTGGTCGGCCCCGGGTACAGCGGTATGGAGTTCTCGGATCCGTACGTGCTGGCGTGCCTGGCGGAGATCGACCGCGCCGTGGCGGCCCGCGACGCCGGGGCCCTGCTGGAGGCACTGCTGCGCGTCTGGGTGGACGGACCGCACCGCGCCCCGGAGCAGGTCGGGGTCGAGGTGCGGGCCCGGTGCGCGGCGATGGCCCGGGGCACGCTGCTCCGGCACGCCGGCAGCGCGGGCACGGTCGTCGAGGTCGGGGCGGGCGGCCGGTTCGGGGAGCTGGCGATGCCGGTCGACGTGGTGGTCGGCGACCTGGACTCGACGGACATCCTGCGGGCCGCCGAGCGGCTGCGGGGCGAGGCGGCCGACGCGCGGCTGGTCACGGTGCCCGGGGCGGGGCACATGGTGAACCTGGACCGGCCGGAGGCGTTCGGCGCGGCACTGGAGTCGTTCCTGGCCCGGACGGCCTGA